The window ATGCGACCCCGGATCTGGTTCGTCGAGCCGGGTCACGAGCGCAAGCGGTACCACTCTCACGAGGAACAAGAGGAGTTCTACTACGTGCTCTCGGGGCCGGGTCGGATGCGGATCGCCGGCGAGACGCACACGATACCGGAGGGAAACGCGGTCCGTATCTCGCCGGACACGCGTCGGAAGACGTTCAACGACACCGATCGCGAGCACGTCTGGTTGGTCGTCGGCGCACCCGCCGTCGAGGATCCCGGCATCGTCCACGAGGAGTGATACCGCCGGGGTCGACCACGGCGGGCGCTTCCGGAC is drawn from Halobellus limi and contains these coding sequences:
- a CDS encoding cupin domain-containing protein → MTDGYEMVDVETAELTLSEKSGTRNVDLGEALGCEKMRPRIWFVEPGHERKRYHSHEEQEEFYYVLSGPGRMRIAGETHTIPEGNAVRISPDTRRKTFNDTDREHVWLVVGAPAVEDPGIVHEE